In Paenibacillus sonchi, a single genomic region encodes these proteins:
- a CDS encoding GNAT family N-acetyltransferase codes for MHVRSFQLSDVTPVTELLQTALSEECFESTIEPFSRQLSWDSDLIVVAEDEGEIVGALIGTIEKNHGCYFRIAVHPEYRRRGIGRGLVSAMEHKFQARKVSGIYVAVDEHNSFALPLYEAMGYNENQIFKSVRKLSIVG; via the coding sequence ATGCACGTTCGTTCCTTTCAATTAAGCGACGTTACCCCTGTGACTGAACTGCTGCAGACCGCATTATCGGAAGAATGTTTCGAGAGCACTATCGAGCCTTTCTCCAGGCAGCTTTCATGGGACTCTGATCTCATTGTTGTAGCCGAGGATGAAGGGGAGATTGTTGGTGCGCTGATTGGTACGATCGAGAAGAATCACGGCTGTTATTTCCGCATTGCCGTCCATCCCGAATACCGCCGCAGAGGAATCGGCAGAGGTCTTGTATCGGCGATGGAACACAAGTTTCAGGCACGCAAGGTCAGCGGCATTTATGTGGCCGTCGATGAGCATAACTCATTTGCGCTGCCGCTCTATGAAGCTATGGGTTATAACGAGAATCAAATCTTCAAGTCGGTACGGAAGCTTAGCATTGTCGGGTAA
- the lepB gene encoding signal peptidase I: MNRELEEDFMRSRKHRYRSVTHRRTGSLSGTGWVRDLRDWLVTAAIVFALMSLLNIFVFNVSTVIGQSMQPTLFEGEKLIISKISLTFASPKRSDVVVLHDPSTGPDRKEYLVKRIIGIPGDRIEVRNHKLYVNGKLIAESYVDTEIQDPDFAELTVKQGTYFVMGDNRHAGASKDSRYFGAVPQNRIVGKAAYIWWPLSKANAL; the protein is encoded by the coding sequence ATGAACCGGGAGCTTGAAGAAGATTTCATGCGGAGCCGCAAGCACAGATACCGGTCCGTTACACACCGGAGAACCGGCTCCTTATCAGGAACAGGCTGGGTCCGCGATCTCCGGGATTGGCTGGTTACTGCTGCAATTGTATTTGCCTTGATGTCACTGCTCAATATTTTTGTGTTCAATGTCTCAACGGTTATAGGCCAGTCCATGCAGCCCACGCTGTTTGAGGGCGAAAAATTGATTATCAGCAAGATATCATTAACCTTTGCCAGTCCCAAGCGGAGCGATGTGGTTGTGCTGCATGACCCGAGCACCGGCCCGGACCGCAAGGAATATCTGGTGAAACGGATCATCGGGATACCCGGCGACAGGATCGAGGTGCGGAACCACAAGCTGTACGTGAACGGCAAGCTTATTGCCGAGTCCTATGTGGACACGGAGATTCAAGACCCTGATTTTGCCGAGCTTACCGTTAAACAGGGAACCTATTTTGTGATGGGTGACAACCGGCATGCCGGGGCGAGCAAGGACAGCCGGTATTTTGGCGCCGTTCCGCAGAACCGTATCGTCGGCAAGGCTGCGTATATCTGGTGGCCTCTTAGCAAAGCAAATGCACTATAA
- a CDS encoding Fe-Mn family superoxide dismutase: MPDQYGQVLPVRILEEIAFWKKQEQEHTEVIKGVVPQLEKPFVKLLDEWAVVFEATGAATRQLMEASRASSPAEQAAGTEQLLQVACSQSREFIRQQHALMEGSAAVKAQPLAGTVLLHIIRESEYVEALLNTLSVPGIAPGWTREPAAPLPETADELNARYKQAGYEPQAPMASPLSGQQEPGTVPIGGHTLPPLPYAYNALEPYIDEKTMRIHHDKHHQSYVDGLNKAENKLAEARKTKDFDLVKHWERELAFHGAGHYLHTIFWNVMSPQGGGRPTGPLLDAIEHSFGSYDAFKEQFTEAADKVEGGGWAILVWSPRSRRLEILTAEKHQNLSQWDVVPLLALDVWEHAYYLKHQNNRADYIKDWWKVVHWPYVSERFNAARKLVWQPF; the protein is encoded by the coding sequence ATGCCGGATCAATACGGGCAAGTGCTGCCCGTGCGTATTCTCGAAGAAATTGCATTCTGGAAAAAACAGGAGCAGGAGCATACGGAAGTCATCAAGGGGGTTGTACCTCAGCTGGAGAAGCCTTTTGTGAAGTTGCTGGACGAATGGGCTGTTGTTTTTGAGGCCACCGGAGCAGCAACACGCCAGCTGATGGAGGCTTCCCGCGCCTCCAGCCCTGCAGAGCAGGCCGCCGGAACAGAACAGCTTCTCCAGGTGGCCTGCTCCCAGTCCCGCGAGTTCATCCGGCAGCAGCATGCCCTGATGGAGGGAAGCGCTGCTGTAAAAGCCCAGCCGCTGGCTGGAACTGTGCTGCTGCATATCATCCGGGAGTCAGAGTATGTTGAGGCTCTTCTGAACACCCTGTCCGTACCCGGCATTGCTCCCGGATGGACGCGGGAGCCTGCAGCGCCGTTGCCGGAAACAGCAGACGAACTCAACGCCAGATACAAACAGGCCGGATATGAACCGCAGGCTCCAATGGCTTCTCCGCTCTCCGGACAGCAGGAGCCCGGAACGGTTCCGATAGGAGGCCATACTCTGCCGCCCCTTCCCTACGCCTATAATGCACTGGAGCCCTACATCGATGAAAAAACAATGCGGATTCATCATGACAAGCATCATCAAAGCTATGTAGACGGGCTGAACAAAGCGGAGAATAAGCTGGCCGAAGCCCGGAAAACCAAGGATTTTGATCTTGTAAAGCATTGGGAGCGGGAGCTTGCCTTCCACGGGGCCGGCCATTATCTGCATACCATCTTCTGGAACGTCATGTCTCCGCAGGGCGGAGGCCGTCCGACAGGTCCGCTGCTGGATGCCATAGAGCACAGCTTCGGCAGCTACGATGCCTTCAAGGAACAGTTCACAGAAGCGGCCGACAAGGTGGAGGGCGGGGGCTGGGCGATTCTGGTCTGGAGTCCCCGCAGCCGCCGGCTGGAAATTCTGACAGCGGAGAAGCATCAAAATCTCTCCCAATGGGATGTCGTTCCCCTGCTGGCCCTCGATGTATGGGAACACGCCTATTATCTTAAGCATCAGAATAACCGCGCGGATTACATCAAGGACTGGTGGAAGGTTGTACATTGGCCTTATGTCTCCGAGCGCTTCAATGCCGCCCGGAAGCTGGTCTGGCAGCCCTTCTGA
- the acpS gene encoding holo-ACP synthase produces MIYGIGHDVLEIGRVAGIANGSLGSRFTRRILTAQELVLAAGKGGKAAEFIAGRFSAKEAVVKALGCGIGHTVGFQDIEILPDAMGKPVASLSAEAWSRLRLPEQEYTIHLTITHSRGLASAFAVVEKQHRH; encoded by the coding sequence GTGATTTACGGAATCGGGCATGATGTGCTGGAAATCGGGAGGGTTGCGGGTATTGCGAATGGCAGCCTGGGCAGCCGGTTCACCCGGCGGATTCTGACCGCGCAGGAGCTGGTACTGGCCGCAGGCAAAGGCGGGAAGGCGGCAGAGTTCATAGCCGGGAGGTTTTCAGCCAAGGAGGCGGTAGTCAAGGCGCTCGGATGCGGAATCGGCCATACGGTAGGCTTTCAGGATATTGAAATTCTGCCGGACGCCATGGGCAAGCCGGTAGCCTCACTGTCGGCCGAGGCCTGGTCCCGGTTGCGGCTGCCGGAGCAGGAGTATACCATTCATCTCACGATTACGCACAGCCGCGGGTTGGCTTCGGCGTTCGCGGTGGTGGAGAAGCAGCACAGACACTAA
- a CDS encoding alpha/beta hydrolase family protein, which yields MPRNFELPAGEDAVLRCSHFPAQGEAKSLVVVAHGYKGFKDWGMFPYVAEALSDEHEVISFNFSHAGIGEDLQNFTELEKFARNTYQREIKDMEILLSYLSQHHRFGSLPVFLLGHSRGGGDCLLYALDHPAELAGVISWNGTTSLDLFTEEQKREMRETGRTHVLNGRTGQQMPLDAIIIEDLEQQAERYNILERMKQAAFPVVLIQGSEDGERLRRGSEQLIRSRPDIEWIQIPGGNHTFGTVHPFTGTTPQLEQAIAASRDFITRVLAE from the coding sequence ATGCCCCGTAATTTCGAATTGCCCGCAGGAGAGGATGCTGTCCTGCGTTGTTCACATTTTCCGGCCCAAGGCGAAGCCAAGAGCCTGGTTGTGGTCGCTCACGGCTACAAGGGCTTCAAGGATTGGGGAATGTTCCCTTATGTTGCAGAGGCCCTTAGTGATGAGCATGAAGTGATCAGCTTCAACTTCTCACATGCCGGAATCGGCGAAGATCTGCAGAATTTCACCGAGCTTGAAAAGTTTGCCCGCAACACCTACCAGCGCGAGATCAAGGATATGGAGATCCTGCTCTCCTATCTGAGCCAGCATCACAGGTTCGGAAGTCTGCCTGTCTTTCTGCTGGGACACAGCCGCGGTGGGGGCGACTGCCTGCTCTATGCACTGGATCATCCTGCAGAACTTGCCGGTGTGATCTCCTGGAACGGAACCACCAGTCTGGACCTGTTCACAGAAGAGCAGAAGCGTGAAATGAGGGAAACGGGCCGGACCCACGTCCTCAATGGACGGACAGGCCAGCAAATGCCGCTGGATGCCATCATTATAGAAGATCTGGAACAGCAGGCGGAACGTTACAACATATTGGAGCGGATGAAGCAGGCCGCCTTCCCCGTGGTCCTGATCCAGGGGAGCGAGGACGGCGAGCGGCTGCGGCGCGGTTCAGAGCAATTGATCCGGTCTCGGCCGGATATTGAATGGATACAAATTCCGGGAGGCAATCACACCTTCGGCACCGTCCATCCTTTTACTGGAACCACACCTCAGCTGGAACAGGCCATTGCCGCCTCCAGGGATTTCATCACCCGGGTTTTGGCGGAGTAG
- the folE gene encoding GTP cyclohydrolase I FolE has product MGGVKDYMNGKVAANREQIEYHVEKILQLIGEDPGREGLLETPARVTRMYEEIFGGYSIDPREALGVTFDESHEELVIVKDIVYYSQCEHHMAPFFGKVHIGYIPSGRIAGLSKLARLVEAVSRRLQVQERITAQIADIMTEVLNPHGVMVVVEGEHLCMCARGVKKPGSKTVTMAARGTFREDAAARAEFLALIKE; this is encoded by the coding sequence ATGGGGGGAGTCAAGGATTATATGAACGGCAAGGTTGCTGCAAACCGGGAACAAATCGAGTACCATGTTGAGAAAATACTGCAATTAATCGGGGAAGATCCCGGCCGTGAAGGGCTGCTGGAAACACCGGCCAGAGTTACACGGATGTACGAGGAGATCTTCGGCGGGTATTCGATTGATCCCCGTGAGGCGCTTGGAGTGACCTTTGATGAGTCTCACGAAGAGCTGGTGATCGTAAAGGATATTGTCTATTATAGCCAGTGCGAGCATCACATGGCCCCTTTTTTTGGCAAGGTGCATATCGGATATATTCCCAGCGGACGGATTGCCGGGCTTAGCAAGCTGGCCCGCCTGGTGGAAGCTGTCAGCCGGCGCCTGCAGGTGCAGGAACGCATTACGGCGCAGATTGCCGATATTATGACAGAGGTCCTGAATCCTCATGGTGTGATGGTTGTTGTGGAAGGAGAACATCTGTGCATGTGTGCCCGCGGGGTGAAGAAGCCCGGCAGCAAAACGGTAACCATGGCAGCACGCGGGACCTTCCGTGAGGATGCTGCTGCACGGGCGGAGTTTCTGGCCCTGATCAAAGAATAG
- a CDS encoding two-component system sensor histidine kinase NtrB codes for MSTTLFGAIYLNLAMIPAYIGILYAGFRSGISLAVFFILCTALFSEPPGLSNLVLNTGVLLHPLLFGMAKPFKSENIMGKIFILWSVLFPSMMFIVLAPKMYGPSLYDTSPKEMAVALFYLLVPVILGGSLLYCIETAWDRLQTREEMKGISEKFERESEKLQQITNVVPVSIMLLDDMGYVTEINDCMLELFRQHEPGITREAIVGQQAERLLLQEINGEALKRMRDSGFSKQRYNEKVQYDSRTYNVFSAPLQQGLGGGSAGRVLIIQDLTEEEKFRSELDNVERLTLVGQMAAGITHEIRNPMAVVRGFLQLMREKSPGEMDSYYQIVIEELDRANGIINDFLSLAQSRISDKETVQLHHIIKELAPLLWADANLRGQSVELRLCPSLPLLQLNPREIKQLILNLARNGMEAMEPKGELLLETHFNENKVELIIQDTGSGIPQSQLEKLFVPFYTTKNQGTGLGLPLCLSIAERHHGSIRVESQEGKGTAFIVSFPYGQEGRQQAAATKEDSDSPPRL; via the coding sequence GCCTCAGCAATCTGGTGCTGAACACAGGCGTGCTGCTGCATCCGCTGCTGTTTGGCATGGCGAAGCCTTTTAAGAGCGAAAACATTATGGGCAAAATCTTCATTCTCTGGAGTGTTCTGTTTCCGAGCATGATGTTTATTGTCCTTGCGCCAAAAATGTATGGCCCCAGCCTGTACGACACTTCGCCCAAAGAAATGGCAGTGGCCTTGTTCTACCTGCTGGTTCCGGTTATTCTGGGAGGCAGCTTGTTATACTGTATCGAAACTGCTTGGGACAGGCTGCAGACCCGGGAGGAAATGAAAGGGATTTCTGAGAAATTCGAACGGGAATCGGAGAAGCTGCAGCAGATCACCAATGTCGTACCTGTCAGTATTATGCTACTTGACGATATGGGCTATGTAACGGAGATTAATGATTGTATGCTGGAGCTCTTCCGGCAGCATGAGCCGGGCATTACAAGGGAGGCTATTGTAGGCCAGCAGGCAGAACGGCTGCTCCTCCAAGAGATTAACGGGGAGGCCCTAAAGCGTATGAGAGATAGCGGATTCAGCAAACAACGGTATAACGAGAAAGTGCAGTATGACTCCAGAACCTACAATGTATTCTCTGCGCCTCTGCAGCAAGGATTGGGAGGAGGATCAGCCGGCCGGGTTTTGATTATCCAGGACCTGACCGAAGAAGAGAAGTTCCGCAGCGAACTGGACAACGTGGAGCGGCTAACCCTGGTCGGGCAGATGGCAGCGGGTATTACACATGAAATCCGCAATCCTATGGCCGTAGTCCGCGGATTTCTGCAGCTTATGCGGGAGAAAAGCCCCGGGGAAATGGACTCATACTATCAGATTGTCATAGAGGAACTGGACCGGGCCAACGGGATTATTAATGACTTTCTCTCCCTTGCGCAGAGCCGGATTTCTGACAAGGAGACTGTTCAGCTGCATCATATTATAAAAGAACTCGCCCCCCTTCTGTGGGCCGACGCTAACCTCCGCGGCCAAAGCGTGGAGCTGAGATTATGTCCATCCCTTCCGCTGCTTCAGCTAAACCCCAGGGAAATCAAGCAGCTGATCCTTAATCTGGCCCGGAACGGGATGGAAGCGATGGAACCAAAAGGGGAACTGCTTCTGGAAACGCATTTTAACGAGAATAAGGTGGAGCTGATTATACAGGATACTGGCAGCGGAATTCCGCAGAGTCAGCTGGAGAAGCTGTTTGTACCTTTTTACACCACAAAAAACCAGGGTACGGGACTGGGCCTTCCGCTGTGCCTGAGCATTGCCGAGCGGCATCATGGCAGCATCAGAGTGGAGTCCCAAGAGGGGAAAGGTACGGCATTTATCGTTTCTTTTCCTTACGGGCAGGAGGGCAGACAGCAGGCTGCCGCCACGAAGGAAGATTCTGATTCTCCCCCGCGGCTGTAG
- the nadE gene encoding ammonia-dependent NAD(+) synthetase produces MSMQSEIIAALGVKPSIDVEAEVRKRVDFLKAYVLEAGAGGLLIAISGGVDSAVAAGLCKRATDELTAEEGKDYMTLGVFQPYGEQEDIEHSYAVAEAFGLTHKAETNIEEAVNEIALEVEHSLKSLGQHRHITHQGKGNVKARTRMVMQYALAFENNLLVVGTDHASEAITGFYTKWGDGAVDITPLSSLNKRQVRQLAAFLGVPADIVTKAPTAGLWPGQTDEAELGITYEENSDYLEGKTVSPEAAKKLENFYRRTAHKRNVIPGI; encoded by the coding sequence TTGAGTATGCAGAGCGAAATAATTGCCGCCCTTGGTGTTAAACCCTCCATTGATGTGGAGGCTGAGGTCCGGAAACGGGTGGATTTTTTGAAAGCATATGTGCTGGAAGCAGGGGCGGGCGGTCTGCTGATTGCAATCAGCGGAGGGGTAGACAGCGCGGTTGCCGCAGGTCTGTGTAAACGGGCTACGGATGAGCTTACAGCCGAGGAAGGCAAAGACTATATGACGCTTGGTGTTTTTCAGCCTTATGGCGAACAGGAGGATATCGAGCACAGCTATGCGGTCGCTGAGGCGTTTGGTTTGACGCATAAAGCAGAGACCAACATCGAGGAAGCGGTCAACGAGATCGCCCTTGAGGTAGAGCACAGCCTGAAATCGCTTGGACAGCACCGCCACATCACCCATCAGGGTAAAGGCAATGTAAAAGCAAGAACACGCATGGTGATGCAGTATGCGCTGGCTTTTGAGAACAATCTGCTGGTAGTGGGAACAGACCATGCGTCCGAAGCTATAACCGGCTTCTATACCAAATGGGGCGATGGTGCCGTGGACATTACACCGCTGTCTTCGCTGAATAAGCGCCAGGTGCGCCAGTTGGCTGCATTCCTCGGAGTGCCTGCGGATATTGTCACCAAAGCGCCGACAGCCGGCCTGTGGCCGGGACAGACGGATGAAGCGGAGCTAGGCATCACCTATGAGGAGAACAGCGACTACCTGGAGGGCAAAACCGTCAGCCCTGAAGCGGCGAAGAAACTGGAGAATTTCTACCGGAGAACCGCGCATAAGCGCAATGTGATTCCCGGGATTTAA
- a CDS encoding BrxA/BrxB family bacilliredoxin encodes MSMSFNQYMRDSIQPMRDDLTSIGFKELLTPEEVEAVLPGSKGTTLVVVNSVCGCAAGQCRPGVAQALQNEILPDHLYTVFAGQEKEATAKAREYFAPYPPSSPSIALMKDGKLVHFIERHGVEDRSAAEIAAELKDVFNRLCQ; translated from the coding sequence ATGTCCATGTCATTTAATCAATATATGAGGGATTCCATCCAGCCCATGCGCGATGATCTGACAAGCATTGGATTTAAGGAGCTGTTGACTCCGGAAGAGGTGGAAGCAGTGCTTCCTGGCTCCAAGGGAACAACGCTTGTTGTTGTGAATTCGGTCTGCGGCTGTGCAGCCGGTCAATGCCGCCCGGGCGTGGCCCAGGCACTGCAGAATGAGATTCTGCCGGATCACCTGTACACTGTGTTCGCTGGTCAAGAGAAAGAAGCCACAGCCAAAGCGCGTGAGTACTTTGCACCGTATCCGCCTTCTTCGCCTTCGATCGCGCTGATGAAGGATGGAAAGCTTGTTCACTTCATCGAACGCCATGGGGTCGAAGACCGTTCAGCTGCCGAAATTGCGGCTGAGCTGAAAGATGTATTCAACCGCCTGTGCCAATAA
- a CDS encoding YneF family protein: protein MNIALPIITLVVGLIGGFFIGVYYLRRQMTAMQNDPEMLQKVAKQMGYNLNGKQMQRAQQMMKNGNQPGRAPAAGKRQGRKGK, encoded by the coding sequence ATGAACATTGCTTTGCCAATTATTACGCTTGTCGTAGGTCTGATCGGCGGATTCTTCATTGGTGTGTATTATCTGCGCAGACAAATGACAGCGATGCAGAATGATCCGGAAATGCTGCAGAAGGTTGCCAAACAGATGGGCTATAACTTGAACGGCAAGCAGATGCAGCGTGCCCAGCAGATGATGAAGAACGGCAATCAGCCGGGACGCGCACCAGCGGCAGGAAAAAGACAAGGCCGCAAAGGCAAGTAA
- a CDS encoding superoxide dismutase, with the protein MAFQLPALPYPNNALEPHIDALTMEIHHDRHHNTYVTNLNAALEKAPELQGKSIEELLTDLNAVPEAIRTAVRNNGGGHANHTLFWEVIGPNGGGAPTGALAAAIDSELGGFDKFKEDFATAATTRFGSGWAWLVVKDGKLAVTSTPNQDNPISEGATPILGLDVWEHAYYLNYQNKRPDYIKAFWNVVNWEEVGKRYESAK; encoded by the coding sequence ATGGCATTTCAATTACCGGCACTTCCGTATCCGAACAACGCTCTTGAACCGCACATCGACGCATTGACGATGGAGATTCACCATGACAGGCACCATAACACATACGTGACGAACCTGAACGCCGCTCTGGAAAAGGCACCCGAACTGCAGGGCAAGAGCATCGAAGAACTCCTTACCGACCTGAACGCAGTACCTGAAGCGATCCGTACGGCTGTCCGCAACAACGGCGGCGGACATGCCAACCATACCCTGTTCTGGGAAGTCATCGGACCGAACGGCGGCGGCGCACCAACCGGCGCACTGGCAGCTGCCATTGACAGCGAGCTTGGCGGTTTCGATAAATTCAAAGAGGATTTCGCTACGGCGGCAACTACCCGTTTCGGCAGCGGCTGGGCCTGGCTCGTTGTTAAAGACGGCAAGCTGGCGGTTACCAGCACACCGAACCAGGACAACCCGATCAGCGAAGGCGCTACTCCGATCCTCGGACTGGATGTATGGGAGCACGCTTACTACCTGAACTATCAAAACAAACGCCCTGACTACATCAAAGCCTTCTGGAACGTAGTCAACTGGGAAGAAGTCGGCAAACGCTACGAAAGCGCAAAATAA
- the mutY gene encoding A/G-specific adenine glycosylase, translated as MTIHEQQSETQQEAKLFFSRFLLEWYQGQKRDLPWRRHRNPYYIWISEIMLQQTRVDTVIPYFNRFIERFPTVESLADAPEEEVLKCWEGLGYYSRARNLQHAAKQVKEQYGGQVPNDRDAVFGLKGVGPYTAGAILSIAFNRPEPAVDGNVMRVLSRYFLIEDDIAKGPTRVAMERLAAELIPEGEASHFNQALMELGALVCTPKSPRCLPCPVMEHCAARLAGCETSLPVKTKAKPPRPEERLAALVEGRGEHAGRVLIRQRPVSGLLARMWELPHWPAPPAEGGRGGALLPEAAALDRLRRSLRQAGIPARPEEHWMAAEHTFSHIVWTLQVYRCREEDVRALPVAAEGRAAYAAGQSPGAGDAGRPAGAGGPQGSAATGISGAELPAADSDAPALNADAGSSAALAPGSGTPDLFSAAGTPNGRPAADSGSIEPFADGNGNPEDGGAVRWINREEMANYAFPNVFLKLLNSYFDEQNG; from the coding sequence ATGACAATACATGAACAGCAGAGTGAAACACAGCAGGAAGCCAAGTTATTCTTCAGCCGCTTCCTGCTGGAATGGTATCAAGGCCAGAAAAGGGATTTGCCCTGGCGGCGCCACCGCAACCCTTATTACATCTGGATATCGGAGATTATGCTGCAGCAGACCAGAGTGGATACGGTAATTCCTTATTTTAACCGTTTTATTGAGCGTTTTCCTACGGTGGAATCACTGGCTGATGCCCCGGAAGAGGAGGTGCTGAAGTGCTGGGAGGGGCTCGGCTACTACTCCCGGGCCCGTAACCTGCAGCATGCAGCCAAGCAGGTGAAAGAGCAATATGGCGGCCAGGTCCCCAATGACCGTGACGCCGTGTTTGGCCTTAAGGGCGTGGGCCCTTACACAGCAGGCGCCATCCTCAGCATTGCCTTCAACCGGCCGGAACCGGCCGTGGACGGCAATGTGATGCGGGTGCTGTCCCGCTATTTCCTCATTGAGGATGATATCGCCAAGGGACCCACCCGTGTTGCAATGGAACGGCTGGCCGCAGAGCTGATCCCTGAAGGCGAAGCTTCGCATTTCAATCAGGCGCTGATGGAGCTTGGCGCGCTTGTCTGCACGCCGAAATCACCGCGCTGCCTGCCGTGCCCGGTGATGGAGCACTGCGCCGCGCGGCTGGCGGGCTGCGAAACTTCGCTGCCCGTCAAAACCAAGGCGAAGCCGCCGCGCCCGGAGGAGCGGCTGGCGGCCCTGGTGGAAGGCCGCGGCGAGCACGCGGGCCGGGTGCTCATCCGGCAGCGGCCGGTAAGCGGGCTTCTGGCCCGCATGTGGGAGCTGCCGCACTGGCCTGCGCCGCCTGCGGAGGGCGGCAGGGGCGGCGCGCTGCTGCCGGAGGCCGCGGCGCTGGACCGGCTGCGCCGGTCCCTGAGGCAGGCCGGGATTCCTGCCCGGCCGGAAGAGCACTGGATGGCTGCGGAACATACGTTCAGCCATATTGTGTGGACCCTGCAGGTGTACCGCTGCAGGGAAGAGGATGTCCGCGCGCTGCCAGTGGCGGCGGAAGGGCGGGCGGCATACGCCGCCGGGCAATCCCCGGGTGCCGGGGATGCCGGCCGGCCAGCCGGCGCGGGCGGGCCTCAGGGTTCGGCCGCCACCGGTATCAGCGGCGCAGAGCTGCCTGCCGCGGACAGTGATGCGCCGGCCTTGAACGCCGACGCCGGCAGTTCCGCCGCGTTAGCACCCGGCAGCGGCACCCCTGACTTGTTCAGTGCCGCAGGCACCCCAAACGGGCGGCCTGCTGCGGACAGCGGCTCTATAGAGCCGTTCGCGGACGGCAACGGCAATCCCGAGGATGGCGGAGCGGTACGGTGGATCAACCGTGAGGAAATGGCTAATTATGCTTTCCCGAACGTGTTTTTGAAGCTGCTGAACAGCTATTTCGATGAACAAAATGGATGA